The genomic interval GTCGGGACAACCGATTTCCGCCATCGGCTGGCGATACCGCCCTTGGCCGAGGGCACACCCGGAACAGGCGGAAAACGGGTGTTCGACCTCGAAATGCGTTCCGGGCAAAAGGAATTCCGGCCGGGTCAGGTCACCGAAACCTGGGGTTTCAACGGCGATCACCTGGGTCCGACGCTGCGGGCGCGCCGCGGGGAACGGGTCGAGATACGGGTGCGCAACCAACTGCCCGAGGACTCGACCGTGCACTGGCACGGCATGCATGTGCCCGCGACCATGGACGGCGGCCCGCACCAGATGGTGCGGGCAGGCGGTAGTTGGACGCCGGAGTGGACTGTGGATCAGCCCGCCGCGACGCTCTGGTACCACCCGCATCCACACGGACGAACCGAACAGCACGTCCGGCGCGGGCTGGCGGGGATGTTCCTGCTCGACGACGAGAACTCCCGGTCACTCTCGCTGCCGAGCGACTACGGCGTCGACGATCTACCCGTGATCGTGCAGGACGTGACGTTCAGCGGATCCGGCTTCGACAATTCCCACAAGATATTTCGCAACGCCGGATTCCTCGGCGAGCGAATTCTGGTCAACGGCACGCTGACGCCCTACCAGGAGGTCGGCGACGAACTGGTGCGCTTGCGCCTGCTCAACGCCTCGACGGCGCGCACCTACAACTTCGCGTTCGGCGACAATCGCACCTTCGCGTTGATCGGAACCGATGGCGGCCTGGTCGAGCACCCGATCACCCTGGACCGATTGCAGTTGTCCCCCGGCGAACGCGGTGAGATCGTGGTGCGGATGCGCGCCGGCGAACGCACCGTATTGCGCAGTAACGCGCTCGAGGCCGGGTTGGACTTCTGGAATCAGCGATTCTCCGGCGGGGACGACCGATTCGACATCCTGGAACTACGGGCCGCCGCCACGCTGCGCCCGTCGCCCGATCTGTCCGCGACATTGGCCGCCCCCGCCACCCCCGACGGTTCGGACGCGGTGCTCGAGCGGCAGTTCGACCTGAAACTGGCTGGGATCAACGACATTCCGATGGCGATGGATCGGATCGATCTGACCGTTCCCCGGGGCAGCACCGAGATCTGGGCGGTCCGCAATCCCGAGGGGATGCCGCACAACTTCCATGTCCACGGCGTCCAGTTCCGCGTGCTCTCGGTGAACGGCGCCCCGCCACCAGCACAGCTCTCGGGCGCCAAGGACACGGTATTCGTCGCGCCGAACAGCACGGTGCGCCTCGCGCTGCGGTTCGACGGGCCGGCCGACCCGCAGACGCCGTACATGTATCACTGCCACCTGCTCTGGCACGAGGACCAGGGCATGATGGGCCAGTTTGTCGTGGTCGAGCCGGGCCAGAGCGCGGGGACGCCGCACCGGCACGGCCACTGAGTCTTGCGGGCGGTTCGACGGCGCGCTAAATTCATCACATAGTGAATTCAACGCTCGATGAATTGAGCGCCGCCGCAGAATCGAGGCGACCATGTCGCAAACCTCAACTCCAGCCGTCGAAGTCCGGGATCTGACCGTCCGGCGTGGAAAACGCGAAGTGCTGCACCAAATCTCGATGGGCGTGCCGGTCGGCTCGATCACCGGCCTCCTGGGTCCGTCCGGCTGCGGGAAGACCACGCTGATGCGGTCCGTCGTGGGCACCCAGATCGTGGCATCCGGCGAGGTGCGGGCCCTCGGCCTGCCCGCCGGTACCGCCGAACTGCGCCGCCGGATCGGGTACGTCACCCAGTCCCCCAGCATCTACTCCGACATCAGCGTGCGCGAGAACGTCGCCTACTACGCGGCGCTCTACGACCGTGATCGGGCCGCGGTCGATGCCGCGATCGACGCGGTCGGGCTCGGCGAGCACGCACGACAACGCGGCGACGAACTCTCCGGCGGGCAGAAGACCCGCGCCTCGCTGGCGTGCGCGCTGGTGGCGCGGCCGGATCTGCTGATCCTCGACGAACCGACCGTCGGCCTGGACCCGGTGCTGCGGGTGGACCTCTGGCGGCGGTTCCGTGAATTGGCCGCGGGCGGAACGACTCTGCTGGTGTCGAGCCATGTCATGGACGAGGCCGAACACTGCGACCGGCTGCTGCTGATGCGCGAGGGCCATGTCCTCGCCGAGTCGACCCCCGACGAGCTGCGCGAGCGCACCGGTGAACAGAACCTGGAACGCGCCTTCCTGACCCTCATCACGATGGGAAACCCCACATGACCTCCGCCCCGCCGCGTCGCGCACTGCGGCCGTATCTCGCGACGACAGAACGGATTCTGCGCCAGCTGCGCAACGATCACCGCACCGTCGCGATGATCCTGGTGGTCCCGGCCCTGCTGATGACGTTGCTGTTCTTCATCTACGCGGAAGCACCACAACCCCCGCTGTGTTCACCCACCCCGTCGGCTGCCCCTCCTGCCGTCCCCTTTTGCCCCACCCTGTTCGACAAGGTCGGAATCAGCATGCTCGGCATCCTGCCGTTCATCGTGATGTTCCTGATCACCGCGATCGCCATGCAGCGCGAACGCACCTCGGGCACGCTCGAAAGACTGCTCACCACACCGCTGTCCAAGCTCGACCTGCTCGCCGGATACGGCACCGCGTTCTCGCTGGCCGCGGCCGCCCAAGCCGGGGTGGCCTGCCTGGTGTCGTTCGGTCTACTCGGGCTCGACGCCGCCGGAAATCCGGGCTGGGTGGTGCTGATCGCCATGGTCGACGCGGTGTGCGGTGTGGCGCTCGGACTGCTGGCAAGCGCGTTCGCGCGCACCGAGTTCCAGGCGGTGCAGTCCATGCCGGTCGTGGTCGCGCCGCAGATCTTCCTGTGCGGCTTGCTGGTTCCGCGCAGCGAATTGCCGAGCTGGCTGGAGCCGATCAGCAATGTGCTGCCGCTCAGTTACGCCGTCGACGCGCTGCAAGAGGTTTCGCGCTCTCCGGAGGCGACCGGGCAGATGTGGCGAGATCTGGCGGTGGTGGCCGGTTTCGCGGTCGTCGCCCTGGGTCTGGGCGCGGTGACGCTGCGGCGGCGCACCGCATGACCGCGAAAGACGCTGGGGCGCAAGCGCGTAACGGAAGGTCCGGGCGCAGGCCCGGGCACTCCGGTGCGCGCGAGGCGATTCTGGCCGCGGCCCGGACGCGGTTCGCGGAGGCCGGTTTCGACAAGACCTCGATCCGCGGGGTCGCCACCGACGCGGGCGTGGATCCGGCGCTGGTGCACCACTACTTCGGCACCAAGCAGAAGTTGTTCGCCGCCGTGGTCGAGTTACCGGTGGACCCGGAAGCGACGCTGCGGCTGATCGAGGCCGCGCCGATCGATCGATTGGGCGCGACGATTCTGCAGGCGGTCGCGACGGTGTGGGACTCCCCGGCCGGTCCGGGCCTGATCGCGGCCGTGCGCACGCTGCTCGGCGGGGGCGATGCCGAATTGGCGCGCACCTTCCTGCTCGAGGTGGTGCTGGAGCGGGTGCGGGTGCGCATCGCGACACCCGCGGACGACGGCCGGACCAGGATCGCGCTGGTCGCCTCGCAGATGATCGGTGTTCTGGTGGCACGCAAGATCGTCGGTGTGGAGCCGATCGCATCCATGCCGATACCCGAGTTGGTCGCGGCGGTCGGACCGACGTTACAGCGCTACCTCACCGGGGAGATCGACACCGAGAGCTGACGCTCAGGCCGAGGTGTGCTGACCGGTGAAGGCCTCGTGCTCGGCGTCGGTGGTATCGCGGGCCTCGTCGATCAACAGCACCGGGATGCCGTTCTCGATCGGGTAGACGCGGCGCAGGCGCGGGTTGTACAGCAGCGATTCGCCACCCGCTCGAACCAGCAGCAGCGGGCCCTTGTCCTGCGGGCAGGCCAGCAGGCTCAACAGGGTGGCGTCCAACGCGGTTTCCTCCGGCATGTCCGAAAACTTACCCGACGGCTAATCCAGCTCCGCGGCTCGCTCGGGCTGCCGTGCCGCACGGCGGCGGCCACGGACATACATCCACTGCAGCACAGCCAGCCCGGCGACACCGGTCAGCGCGGCGGCGGCGCCGATCTTCCAACCCGGCGGTCGCCAGGTCACCACCAGCTCACCACCGTCGGTTCCAGCCGGAATCTGCACGGCGACAAAGGATTTCGCTACCACCGAAATCGGCAGCGGGCGGCCGTCGAGAGTGGCCCGGTAGCCGGGCCAGCCCAGGCGCGCGAACACCACCCTGGCCCCCGCCGGCGCCGTCACCAGGACGCGGCTGGTGGTGGCGGTTTCGGAGATCGAGGTCGCCTGCCCGGCGTCGATATCGGCGACCCGGCCGTTCTGGGTGGAGATCGGGCCGTGCACGCGTTCCAGCACCAGGATGTACTTCTCGTGACCGGGATAGTCGACCCACTTCCAGCCGGCCGGCGCCGGCTGGTTCCGCGCGTCGGTGAACAGCGCGCGCTGCAGCACCACCCGGTCCAGCTTCATCAGATCGACCAGCGGCCGCTTGGTGGATTCCTCCGGCGCGAACAAGCGACGAAACGCGTCGGGGCAGACGCTGGAATCCCAGCGCATGCACAGCAGCTCACCGAAGTAGAAGTGGCCGGTCGGGGTGTATCCGTTGACGTAGCTGAGGTCCAGGGACTTGGCGTAGTTACCGAACACCAGCGATCCGTAGGCGCCGTCGAGGCTCTTGTCGCCCGGCTGTACCAAGCCGCGTTCGGCGAGCTGAATGGTGTTGCCGGGAAAATCCGGGAACGCGGCCTTGGCTTCGGATCGATTCGTCGGGTAGTTGTACGACATCGGCGTCGGCTGCGCGGCTTCCACCTGCCAGAACGCGATCGGGAACATGGCGGCGATGGTCATCAGGCACACCGCGGCCACCCCCCGGTGCTGCCCGAGCCACACCGCGGCCGCCACCAGCGCGCCCACCAGTAGCACCGCGAGCAGATGCCGCACGAAGTTGTGCGGATCCGCGGAGAACGAACGCAGCCACAGCGCCGCGATCAGCACACCGGCCGCGATGCCGCGGGTCCGCGGACTCGCCACGGTGCCGTAGCGCGAGAGCAGCACACAGACCAGCACCAGCAGGCCGATGGCCAGCATCGGCAGCACCCGCACCGGCCAGCGCAGCGGGCCGATGGTGCCGGGCCCGGCACTCCACATCAGCACCAGCACCGAGAACACCGCCACTGCGGACAGTTCCCGCCAGGATTCCCGGGCCCGGCGCCAGTCGACGAATGCCAGCGCGGGAATCAGGAACCACGCGATATAGGTGACCGGCAGCGGCTGTACATAGCCCCACCAGGAGGTGAACGCGGGCAGGGTGCTGGGCAGGCTGGCGTTCAGCGACTCCGACCACGGGATGGTCAGGAACTGATCGTTGATCACCGCGGAGGTTCCGCGCCAGGTCACCTTCGCCGACAGGATGCTGGGCAGGAAGGTGAGCAGACCCGCCAGACCCGCACAGCCCGACACCGCGACCAGCTTCGGCACGTTGGTCCAGCGGCGCTGATACAGGATCTCGCCGAGTGCCACCGCGGCCAGCATCAGTACGGCTTCGACGGCGGGAAAGATGTATTGCGTGCTGATGGTCAGGTACAGGAAGAGGAAAACCGGGATGGGCCCGGACCTTCCGCGCATGTAGCGCACCGCGGCGGCCCACGCGTGCACCAGCCACGCGGTGCCGGTCAGCGCGGTCATCCAACTCGCCTGGTCGAAGAACAGGAAGAATCCCGACAGCGGGAACGCGACGCCCGCGACCGCCGACCACCACGGTTTCGCGCCGTAGGCCAGGCAGATCCGGTACACCCCGAGCGCGGCGATGATCGAGAAGATCAGCTTCACGACGGTCGCGTAGAGCGCCATATTGTCCACCGACGGCGCGATCAGATCGATCAGCAGCTGCGGCGGATTGAACAGGCCCGCGTCGTCCATCGTGTTGTTGCCCGACATCCAGCGCTCGGGCACCAGCACCGGGAATTCGCCGTTGCGCAGCGATCGGCCGAGTCCGATCCAGAGCCCGGTGTACTGGGATTCGGTGTCGTCGGTGTAGAAGTGACGAGCATTGGCCAGCAGCACCGCGAGATAGCCCAGCACGACGCCGACCGAGGTGAGTACACCCCAGCGGAATACGTCGCCGCGAAGGAAGTCCCAGCGGCCGGCGGCCGGTTCCGCCGCGGGCTCGGGGGCGCGAACCCGGTCCTCCGATGCCACTGCCACTGCACTGTCCGTCACGAGTTCCGTACCCTACCGTGCAGCACCCGTGAGCGCCGAAAGCCGCGAACCCGCACCGTGTTAGAGTTCGGCCGCTGGCATGCACCGATAGCGAAAGTCGATTCAGCTGATGCCGCTCTTAGGAGAGTCCCCGCACGCCGAACACAATGGCGATGGCGGCCGTCCGGGTGCGGATCGGCCGCACACCGTGTCGGTGGTGGTGCCGATCTATCGCGGCGAGCACACCATCGGTGATCTGGTCGCCGAACTGCATCGGATGACTCAGCCCAGCACCAGCCCCGGCGGCACGTCCTACGTGATCGACGAGATCGTGCTCGTGCACGACCACGGCCCCGACCGTTCCGATGTCGTGTTGCGGGAACTGGAACAGACCTACGCCGAAGTGCGGGTCATCTGGCTCAGCCGCAACTACGGGCAGGACGCCGCGACCATCGCGGGTATGTCGGCCGCACGCGCCGACTGGATCGTCACCATGGACGAGGACGGCCAGCACGATCCGGCGGCCATCGGCGCGTTCCTGGACGCGGCGCTGAGCGAACGCGCCGATCTGGTCTATTCCAAGCCGAGCAATACCCGCCCGCACGGGTTCCTGCGCAATATCACCTCGCGCGGCGCGAAAATCGTGTTGGCCACCGTGTTCGCCTTCCCCGATTCCACCCGGTTCGAGAGCTACCGGCTGATCCGCGGCGATATCGGCCGCCAGCTGGCCGGGGTCGCCTCCAACGGCGTGTACCTGGATGTGGCGCTGACCTGGGTGGTCGGCACCGTCGCACAGGTGCCGGTGGCGTTGCGCGCCGAAGGCCGCGAGGAATCCGGCTACAACTACCGGCGATTGTTCTCGCTGTTCTGGAAAATGGTGCTGTGCAGCGGGACCCGGGGTCTGCGTCTGGTGAGCCTGCTCGGGGTCACCCTGGCGCTGATCGGTGTGGCGCTGGCCGCCGTCTTCGCCTTCGAAGCGCTCACCCGGGACAACTGGGCTCCCGAGGGCTGGACCTCGCTGATGGTGGTGCTGCTCCTGGTCTCCGGTGCGATCCTGTTCTCACTGGGTCTGATCGCCGAGTACCTCGGTGTCGCGCTACACGTGCTGGTAGGTAAACCCCTCTACCTGACGGTAGATTCGCCGACACCGCGCCCCGCGACCGAAGTCGCGCGGGAATTGTCCAGCACCGTCGCCAGTAGGGGGACCGATCGTGTCGAGCACTGACCGTGTCATCTTCAGCCGGCCCTATCGCGCGCGCCGCGAACTGGCGAATCTGGAGACGGTGCTCGCCTCCGACCACAGCCACGGTGACGGACAGTTCACCGCCTCGGCGACCGCGAAGCTCAAGGCGATCACCGACGCGCCGCACGCGCTGCTGACCACCTCCTGCACGTCCGCGCTCGAAATGGCCGGGCTGCTGCTGGAACTCGGGCCCGACGACGAAGTGATCGTGCCCAGCTTCGCGTTCACCTCGACCGCGACCTCGATGGCGTTGCGCGGGGCGACCTGCGTGTTCGCCGATATCGATGTGTCGACCGGCAATCTCGATCCGGCGGCGGTGGCGGCCGTGGTGAGCCCGCGCACCAAAGCTGTGGTCGTCATCCACTACGGCGGCGTGGCCGCCGATATGACCGGATTGCTCGCGATCGCAAACGAATACGGCCTGGCCGTCGTCGAGGACAACGCGCACGGCCTCGGCGGCAGCTGGCAGGGTCGCAAGCTCGGCACCATCGGCACACTGGGCACGCTGAGTTTTCACGACACCAAGAATGTGCACTGCGGCGAGGGCGGCGCGCTGCTGCTCACCGACGAGATCCTGATGGCGCGCGCCGAGATCATCCGGGAGAAGGGCACCGATCGGGCCCGGTTCCTGCGCGGCGCGGTAGACAAGTACTCCTGGCAGGACATCGGTTCCAGCTATCTGCCCAGTGAGCTGAACGCGGCGGTGCTGGACGCGCAACTCGATGAATTCGACCTCATCCAGGCCGGACGGCACCGGGTGTGGAACGCCTATGCCGCCGCGCTGCCGGAATGGGCCGCGCGCAACGACGTCCAGCTGATGACGGTGCCCGCCGATCGCGAGCACACCGCGCATCTGTACTACCTGCGCACGCCCACCGAGGACCGCCGCGACGACTTGATCACGCATCTGCGCGAGCGTGGCATCGTGGCGCCGTTCCACTATGTTCCGCTGGATTCCAGCCCAGCCGGGCTGAAACTGGGCCGGACTCCCTTACCGTGTGTGCGCAGCGCCGAGTTCTCCTCGACCGTGGTGCGGTTGCCACTGTGGCCGGATCTGGCCGACGCGCAGATCGCGCGCGTGGTGGACGCGGTCACCGCGTTCACGGTGTGAGCGAGCAGTTCTCAGGTGCGCTCGAAGTAGAACGGGCAATGTGAGCCGCCGAGCCCGATCGTGGTCGCGCGGTCGAACCGGAAGCGGTGCGTCGGCGGGTCGATCGCACCGATCCAGTTCGCGTCGAACTCGCACATCACCGGCGTGAGCTCCGGCGCCGAATGTGCCCGCAGCACATCGTGATAGAAGCAGCGCACGATATCGACGTGATAGCGGTGCTCGTCATCGATCGGGCGGGCGAGGGTGAAGCCCGCGCCGAAAGCTTGCTCCTCGCGCACCTTGGAGACCGCGACCATGGCCGCGAAAGGATCCTCGGCGGAGTCCAGCATCGCCAGGGTGCTGTCGCGGACGATGTCACCCAAGGGTTCCACAAAGGCCGCGCGCACCCGCGCTATCGCCTCGTCACGGCCGAGGCGAGGTCGGAGCGCACGATAGGCGACCACGAGCGCGAGTGTCATCCGCAGGTTGTATCGGGCTGGTTCATCGACGACGCGATCCGCGTTCGCCGCCTCCAATTCTGTTAGGCCCGAGCGCATCTCGGCGACGAATCCGCCCGGAAGGTCGGGCAGGTCAGCGGCGAGGTGGTCGAAGAAACCATCGATGACGGCCCGCGAGTCATTGTCGGGATCGGGTGTGTAATCGTCTTCGGCAAGGCCGAATCGGTCGGTGTGCACAGCTGTCCTTTCGAGACGGAGTCCGGTCCCGGGATACAGCTGCGCCGTCATCATCAGGGCGAGCCGTGCTCGAAACCGAACGAGCACGCCAGCACGCTCCACCGACCTACCTGGCGCTGACGATATTTGGTTGATACTGACGCTTCGAGGATGCCACAACTACGCCGAGAGGACGTAGAGTTTTTCGCGGCCGCCCGCGATCACCTCGCTGCGTACGATGCGCGATGCGTAGCGGGCGAAGAACGCGTCGAGGGTGTCTTCGGTGAATCGGTGCGCCTGCGCGCCGGTGCCCGCGTTGGTGAACCGCTGACCGATGGTGGCGAGCAGGCGGTTCTCACTGGTCGCCAAGTTGCGGATCGGCTCGGCGACGACCACCTCGACACGCGCTGCGGCGAGCATGCGGTCGACCACGTCGGCCGGGTCGGGCAGGAAGTGGTACAGGCTGGCCTGCATCAGCACGTAGTCGGCCGCGGGCAGGGGCGCCTCGGACTGCAGATTCCACACCAGGCCGCGGCCGCCCGCTCTGCCGAGATCGGCGATGAAACCGTCGTTGAGGTCGAGCCCGGTGTAGTCGACGGATTTCTGGCGGAGGTACCGGGTGTAGAGCGTCGCGGGCCCGCAGCACACGTCCACGACACTGGCGCCGGCCGGAATCGACCCGGCGACCGCGCGATAGCGGGCGGTGTAGTACCGGCCGTACAGTCCGCGCATCAGCACCTCGTAGAGGGTGCGGTTGCGGTAGATGAGGCTGGTACTCACGAAAAAACCCCTGGACAGTCGTCGGACATCGGCTGCGGCATCGGTGACAACTATGCCAGGTGAATCCAATTGGTCCGCACCGAGTTCCGGCCCGCTCGAATCTCGAGGCGGGCCGGATCACTCGGTGGGGACTACTCGATGACTTCGATGATGTCGCCGGGGTTCACGTGGTGGTACAACCGCTCCGCGCCCT from Nocardia goodfellowii carries:
- a CDS encoding glycosyltransferase; amino-acid sequence: MPLLGESPHAEHNGDGGRPGADRPHTVSVVVPIYRGEHTIGDLVAELHRMTQPSTSPGGTSYVIDEIVLVHDHGPDRSDVVLRELEQTYAEVRVIWLSRNYGQDAATIAGMSAARADWIVTMDEDGQHDPAAIGAFLDAALSERADLVYSKPSNTRPHGFLRNITSRGAKIVLATVFAFPDSTRFESYRLIRGDIGRQLAGVASNGVYLDVALTWVVGTVAQVPVALRAEGREESGYNYRRLFSLFWKMVLCSGTRGLRLVSLLGVTLALIGVALAAVFAFEALTRDNWAPEGWTSLMVVLLLVSGAILFSLGLIAEYLGVALHVLVGKPLYLTVDSPTPRPATEVARELSSTVASRGTDRVEH
- a CDS encoding L-2-amino-thiazoline-4-carboxylic acid hydrolase, with the translated sequence MLVRFRARLALMMTAQLYPGTGLRLERTAVHTDRFGLAEDDYTPDPDNDSRAVIDGFFDHLAADLPDLPGGFVAEMRSGLTELEAANADRVVDEPARYNLRMTLALVVAYRALRPRLGRDEAIARVRAAFVEPLGDIVRDSTLAMLDSAEDPFAAMVAVSKVREEQAFGAGFTLARPIDDEHRYHVDIVRCFYHDVLRAHSAPELTPVMCEFDANWIGAIDPPTHRFRFDRATTIGLGGSHCPFYFERT
- a CDS encoding class I SAM-dependent methyltransferase yields the protein MSTSLIYRNRTLYEVLMRGLYGRYYTARYRAVAGSIPAGASVVDVCCGPATLYTRYLRQKSVDYTGLDLNDGFIADLGRAGGRGLVWNLQSEAPLPAADYVLMQASLYHFLPDPADVVDRMLAAARVEVVVAEPIRNLATSENRLLATIGQRFTNAGTGAQAHRFTEDTLDAFFARYASRIVRSEVIAGGREKLYVLSA
- a CDS encoding Trm112 family protein, with protein sequence MPEETALDATLLSLLACPQDKGPLLLVRAGGESLLYNPRLRRVYPIENGIPVLLIDEARDTTDAEHEAFTGQHTSA
- the rffA gene encoding dTDP-4-amino-4,6-dideoxygalactose transaminase, producing MSSTDRVIFSRPYRARRELANLETVLASDHSHGDGQFTASATAKLKAITDAPHALLTTSCTSALEMAGLLLELGPDDEVIVPSFAFTSTATSMALRGATCVFADIDVSTGNLDPAAVAAVVSPRTKAVVVIHYGGVAADMTGLLAIANEYGLAVVEDNAHGLGGSWQGRKLGTIGTLGTLSFHDTKNVHCGEGGALLLTDEILMARAEIIREKGTDRARFLRGAVDKYSWQDIGSSYLPSELNAAVLDAQLDEFDLIQAGRHRVWNAYAAALPEWAARNDVQLMTVPADREHTAHLYYLRTPTEDRRDDLITHLRERGIVAPFHYVPLDSSPAGLKLGRTPLPCVRSAEFSSTVVRLPLWPDLADAQIARVVDAVTAFTV
- a CDS encoding ABC transporter permease; translated protein: MTSAPPRRALRPYLATTERILRQLRNDHRTVAMILVVPALLMTLLFFIYAEAPQPPLCSPTPSAAPPAVPFCPTLFDKVGISMLGILPFIVMFLITAIAMQRERTSGTLERLLTTPLSKLDLLAGYGTAFSLAAAAQAGVACLVSFGLLGLDAAGNPGWVVLIAMVDAVCGVALGLLASAFARTEFQAVQSMPVVVAPQIFLCGLLVPRSELPSWLEPISNVLPLSYAVDALQEVSRSPEATGQMWRDLAVVAGFAVVALGLGAVTLRRRTA
- a CDS encoding TetR/AcrR family transcriptional regulator, with translation MTAKDAGAQARNGRSGRRPGHSGAREAILAAARTRFAEAGFDKTSIRGVATDAGVDPALVHHYFGTKQKLFAAVVELPVDPEATLRLIEAAPIDRLGATILQAVATVWDSPAGPGLIAAVRTLLGGGDAELARTFLLEVVLERVRVRIATPADDGRTRIALVASQMIGVLVARKIVGVEPIASMPIPELVAAVGPTLQRYLTGEIDTES
- a CDS encoding ABC transporter ATP-binding protein, which gives rise to MSQTSTPAVEVRDLTVRRGKREVLHQISMGVPVGSITGLLGPSGCGKTTLMRSVVGTQIVASGEVRALGLPAGTAELRRRIGYVTQSPSIYSDISVRENVAYYAALYDRDRAAVDAAIDAVGLGEHARQRGDELSGGQKTRASLACALVARPDLLILDEPTVGLDPVLRVDLWRRFRELAAGGTTLLVSSHVMDEAEHCDRLLLMREGHVLAESTPDELRERTGEQNLERAFLTLITMGNPT
- a CDS encoding multicopper oxidase family protein, which codes for MSSVSRPRRLRRLLLSVVSLALLVPTLVGGCFAWVYTGAAVSTVGTTDFRHRLAIPPLAEGTPGTGGKRVFDLEMRSGQKEFRPGQVTETWGFNGDHLGPTLRARRGERVEIRVRNQLPEDSTVHWHGMHVPATMDGGPHQMVRAGGSWTPEWTVDQPAATLWYHPHPHGRTEQHVRRGLAGMFLLDDENSRSLSLPSDYGVDDLPVIVQDVTFSGSGFDNSHKIFRNAGFLGERILVNGTLTPYQEVGDELVRLRLLNASTARTYNFAFGDNRTFALIGTDGGLVEHPITLDRLQLSPGERGEIVVRMRAGERTVLRSNALEAGLDFWNQRFSGGDDRFDILELRAAATLRPSPDLSATLAAPATPDGSDAVLERQFDLKLAGINDIPMAMDRIDLTVPRGSTEIWAVRNPEGMPHNFHVHGVQFRVLSVNGAPPPAQLSGAKDTVFVAPNSTVRLALRFDGPADPQTPYMYHCHLLWHEDQGMMGQFVVVEPGQSAGTPHRHGH